The stretch of DNA AAGGTCAAGCGTCAGGAGTCTTACTTCGGGCGCTGCTATCTGACGCTGTAATTCGGGCAACTGATCCAAGCCGCAGCCGCAGCAACGCAGGCCCTCAGCCCAGGCCATCACTCCACTTCATCCCCCACCTCATCACCCTGCGGGGGTCAGATTCCTCTCGCCGCCCCTCATCCGGAGATGAGAGAATGCGTCCCATGTCTGACCCTACTTCTTCACCCGCTGTGACCCCCAAAGCGCGGGCGCGGGTGCCCAAAACCGTGTGGGATCTGGTGTTTACGCTGGTTATTCCGATCCTGATTCTGAGTCCTAATATTCTGGGCAGCGGCGTCAGCGTGGCCGATACGGTGTTTGGCGGCGGCACCACCGGTAACGTCCGTGCCTACTTGCTGGCCGCCCTGATCCCGGTGGTCTATGTGCTGTGGGATTTGCTGGTCAACCGTAACGTCAGCCCGGTGGCCCTCATTGGCGGGGCGGGCGCAATCTTCAGCGGCGCGTTGGCCTTCTGGTACGTCGATGGGTTCTGGTACGCCATCAAAGACAGCGCCCGCTCTTACCTCACCGGCATTCTGTTCCTCATTTCGGCGGCTACCAGTGTGCCCCTGTTCCGCGTGTTTCTGGATGCCAGCAGCATCGGAGAAACGCCCGAACACCGCGCCGCCACGCAGCAGGCCATGCGCGACCCTGCGGTTCACAAGGGCTTGGCGCTGGGCACCGTCGTATTTGCCGTGTTCGACCTGATTGGCGGCGTCATCAACAGCGTCGTGAACTATCAGCGGGTGGTCGCCAAATTCGGCTCGGACGCCTTTAACGGCCAGATTGCCGAGGTGAATGCGCTGATGCGGGTGCCCTCGTTGGTACTCAGCTTGGTGGGCGTGTTTGCCGCCATATGGCTGGTGCAGCGTGCCGTCAAGGCCCGCTACGGCGCAGAGGCCAACCTGTTTGAACCCGCCAAACTGACTCAGGCCATGCGCGAAAAGGGCGAATTGCAGGCCTAAGCCACAGCAGGAGTGTTCCGCTCTGGCCTCAGTTGGGGTCAGAGCGGTTTTACTTTCCCCTACTCCCCCGTTCTCGCCCGCCGTTTCTGGTATGCCCCGGTCAGCAGCTCGGCTATGTACTCCCGTGTAAAGGGCATGCCGCTGGCCTCTGCAGCTCCAATTTCTTCATCCCGGTCATAGGTCAGGCGCACAAAAGTTGCGCTGTGGGCCGGACTGTGGGGGTCGAATTCCAGAATCAGGTAGCAGGGGAGAGTGCTGTCCAGCGGGTTGCCCACACTGCCGCAGTTGATCAGCGGGCGGCCTTCCACATCCAGCATCAGGGCTTCATGCACATCGGCGTACACGAGGGCGTCGGCGTGTTGGGCCAGTCCATACTGGCTGTTGGGTAAAAAGGCGTCCAGTTGCTCGGCAAGGCTGCTGTGAGGGTACAGGCGGTGAAACAGGCCCCGGCTGCTGGCATGCACGAACCGCCACCACGCGCCGCTAAACTGTTCCTCTATGCCGTAGGGCAATGCTCCAAGGTAAGACAGTTGCCCCGGCGTGAGGCGGCTGCGCGGCCACAGGTCTTGCGGGCGGTTGGTGGCCCCCGCCACCCTTGCGTCCCAGTTGCCCTGAATCACGCGCGAGGCGTGGGCCTCTGTCCACTCCACCACTTCCTTTGGGCGCGGGCCCTTGCCCACCAAGTCTCCTAATACCCACACTTCAGAAATACCGCGCCGCTGCACGTCCGCGTGGACCGCTAATGTTGCCGCCAGGTTGGCGTGCAGGTCCGCGAGAATGGCTAGACGCATCATGGCGGGCAGTCTAGCCTACCCCTCTGTATCGTACCGGTCAAAACTAAAGAGAAGCAGAAGATAAAGATTAAGGCTGGTACGTCCCATAAGCCTGCAATTCAAACTTCCTCACGTTCAGACGTTTAACTCGGCAGTTGGTTTGATTCGGCCACGTTGATCAGATGGGTTTGCTCAGACAGGTTTGACCAGAACAGCTGGCAGTGGGATCCATTCTGAAGCTTGTAGAGGCGCGTGGGCCTGCGCCTTCACATCCGGTGCCTCAGCATCTAGTTTGACAGCCTGCCCGTACTCAGCCAACACAGCCTCGGCAGCGCAGCGGGGGCGTGTACGGTGCAGGCTTGTATAGTAGGTGCCGTGCCGCCCAGCCGCGTTGTCGTGCTGCGGCGGGAAGGAGTTGTCAACGCCCGTGCCGCCCCTCGGTTCTCTGAGTGCCCGTGATGTGCTGGACATCGGTCTGGTCACGTTTCTGGTGTATCAGGCCTACATGCTGGTGGTGGGCACGCGGGCCGTGAACGTGGTGCGCGGCATTCTGGTGTTTGCGGGCGTATGGGTGGCGGCCCAACTGCTTGGCCTCA from Deinococcus sp. QL22 encodes:
- a CDS encoding VC0807 family protein; translated protein: MSDPTSSPAVTPKARARVPKTVWDLVFTLVIPILILSPNILGSGVSVADTVFGGGTTGNVRAYLLAALIPVVYVLWDLLVNRNVSPVALIGGAGAIFSGALAFWYVDGFWYAIKDSARSYLTGILFLISAATSVPLFRVFLDASSIGETPEHRAATQQAMRDPAVHKGLALGTVVFAVFDLIGGVINSVVNYQRVVAKFGSDAFNGQIAEVNALMRVPSLVLSLVGVFAAIWLVQRAVKARYGAEANLFEPAKLTQAMREKGELQA
- a CDS encoding metallophosphoesterase, encoding MMRLAILADLHANLAATLAVHADVQRRGISEVWVLGDLVGKGPRPKEVVEWTEAHASRVIQGNWDARVAGATNRPQDLWPRSRLTPGQLSYLGALPYGIEEQFSGAWWRFVHASSRGLFHRLYPHSSLAEQLDAFLPNSQYGLAQHADALVYADVHEALMLDVEGRPLINCGSVGNPLDSTLPCYLILEFDPHSPAHSATFVRLTYDRDEEIGAAEASGMPFTREYIAELLTGAYQKRRARTGE